A genomic window from Providencia alcalifaciens includes:
- a CDS encoding tetratricopeptide repeat protein, with the protein MKLPSLLFSFCFICAPYVQAEPIESGSFHNQPTKVAANPSSTPIITPVVLTPQADSALVEPFPKALEVIEPNNLPTDFQSSIKEANAGKIDAMIDVGIAYLDGTDFLDADENKAYYWFKKASDLNSNDGDYYIGMLAQRKKDYDQAGNWYRKCAEKGDSYCQYAMGYLFERGLGVEKDYKQARAWYYEAAEQEQEYAQFAIGLFYHDGLGGDIDYNKAFTWYERSARNGVASAVNNLAVMYENGEGMEKDEDTAIYLYRQAANMGSPVAQKNMGDFYSKGHPLVEQNNYQAVYWYKCAANQGEFSAQYALAQAYETGDGVGQDLSEAFKWYQMAADNESAEAAMKVAEYYEKGLGGVKPDMAKAIQWYIELADSDIVDAQLKLANLYLAGQLKDVEIQQIVKWLEVTKEDNMDAKNQLAIFYLTGTGVQQDSQKARELLESAAFKENSDAQNNLGVMYARGEGGSKNIFRAIMWFERADKLGNVTAKNNLALLQKDHNAKANMLQYTESVKNSLPSKK; encoded by the coding sequence ATGAAATTACCCTCTCTCTTATTTAGTTTCTGCTTTATCTGTGCCCCTTATGTGCAAGCAGAGCCAATAGAGTCGGGTTCGTTTCATAACCAGCCAACCAAAGTTGCCGCTAACCCATCTTCTACCCCAATTATCACCCCTGTGGTTTTAACGCCTCAGGCGGACTCTGCTTTAGTTGAACCGTTCCCTAAAGCTCTTGAAGTAATTGAGCCAAACAACCTTCCAACAGATTTCCAAAGTAGCATTAAAGAGGCTAATGCGGGCAAAATTGATGCCATGATTGACGTGGGTATCGCTTATTTGGATGGCACAGATTTTCTCGATGCTGACGAAAATAAAGCCTATTACTGGTTTAAGAAAGCTTCTGATTTAAATAGTAATGATGGTGATTACTACATCGGTATGCTGGCCCAGCGCAAAAAGGATTATGATCAAGCAGGCAATTGGTACCGTAAATGCGCCGAAAAAGGCGATTCATACTGCCAATATGCGATGGGTTATTTATTTGAACGCGGTTTAGGCGTCGAAAAAGACTATAAACAAGCGCGCGCTTGGTATTATGAAGCCGCAGAGCAAGAGCAAGAATATGCACAGTTTGCCATTGGTTTGTTCTACCATGATGGGCTTGGTGGTGATATTGACTACAATAAAGCTTTTACATGGTATGAGCGCAGTGCACGTAATGGCGTAGCCTCTGCCGTGAACAACTTAGCCGTGATGTATGAAAATGGCGAAGGTATGGAAAAAGATGAGGATACGGCGATTTACCTGTATCGCCAAGCCGCGAACATGGGCTCCCCAGTTGCACAGAAAAACATGGGGGACTTTTACAGCAAAGGTCACCCGCTCGTTGAGCAAAATAACTACCAAGCAGTGTACTGGTATAAATGTGCGGCGAACCAAGGTGAATTTTCGGCTCAATATGCGTTAGCGCAAGCGTATGAGACAGGTGATGGCGTTGGGCAAGACCTGAGCGAAGCCTTTAAGTGGTACCAAATGGCCGCGGATAATGAGTCTGCTGAAGCCGCTATGAAAGTGGCTGAATATTATGAAAAAGGCCTTGGCGGCGTTAAACCTGATATGGCCAAAGCGATCCAGTGGTATATCGAATTAGCCGATTCAGATATTGTCGATGCACAATTAAAGTTAGCGAATTTATATCTAGCGGGTCAGTTGAAAGATGTTGAGATCCAGCAGATTGTAAAGTGGTTGGAAGTCACAAAAGAAGACAATATGGACGCGAAAAACCAGTTAGCGATTTTCTACCTGACGGGAACTGGGGTTCAGCAAGATAGCCAAAAAGCACGAGAGCTTTTGGAGTCTGCGGCATTCAAAGAAAACAGTGATGCGCAAAATAACCTCGGCGTAATGTATGCCCGAGGGGAAGGCGGAAGTAAAAATATTTTCCGTGCCATTATGTGGTTTGAGCGTGCGGATAAACTGGGTAATGTGACCGCAAAAAATAACTTAGCATTATTGCAAAAAGACCATAATGCAAAAGCGAATATGCTGCAATATACAGAAAGTGTAAAAAATTCATTGCCTTCTAAAAAATAA
- the lysC gene encoding lysine-sensitive aspartokinase 3, with protein MNTVAGSNQFVIAKFGGTSVANFDAMNKSADIVLANDQVRVVVLSASAGITNLLIELAEGCDTDKRNELLQKVKQIQYDIIEHLQTADVIREEIDRLLDNIAHLADSASLATSDALTDEMVSHGEIMSTLLFVEVLRQREIPSQWFDVRKVMRTNESFGRAEPDLEQLQVLTQQQLLPRLAESIIITQGFIGRDAKGRTTTLGRGGSDYTAALLAEVLNLSRVDIWTDVPGIYTTDPRVVPSAKKINEIAFDEAAEMATFGAKILHPATLLPAVRAGIPVFVGSSKAPEAGGTIVSEQTENPPQFRALALRRKQTLLTLHSLKMLHARGFLAEIFTILLRHNISVDLITTSEVSIALTLDTTGSTGTNGSLLTNALMTELSALCRVEVEENLALVAIIGNQLSQVNGLGKQIFGALESFNIRMISYGASSHNICLLVPGNDAEEIVRTLHNNLFE; from the coding sequence ATGAATACAGTAGCTGGCAGTAATCAGTTTGTTATCGCAAAATTTGGCGGCACAAGCGTTGCTAACTTCGACGCAATGAATAAAAGTGCGGATATCGTACTGGCAAATGATCAAGTTCGTGTGGTTGTACTTTCTGCAAGTGCGGGGATCACCAACTTACTCATTGAACTCGCTGAAGGCTGCGACACTGATAAACGCAACGAGCTACTGCAAAAAGTCAAACAGATTCAATATGACATTATCGAACACCTACAAACGGCGGACGTAATTCGCGAAGAAATCGACCGTCTACTTGATAATATCGCCCATTTAGCCGACTCCGCCTCTCTTGCCACTTCTGATGCCTTAACGGACGAAATGGTCAGCCACGGTGAGATTATGTCCACATTACTGTTTGTGGAAGTATTGCGTCAGCGCGAGATCCCCTCACAATGGTTTGATGTTCGTAAAGTGATGAGAACTAATGAAAGCTTTGGTCGCGCTGAGCCAGATCTTGAGCAGCTACAAGTACTCACACAACAGCAGCTACTTCCACGCTTAGCCGAGTCGATTATTATCACTCAAGGGTTTATTGGTCGTGATGCTAAAGGGCGCACCACCACGCTAGGGCGTGGAGGGAGTGACTATACCGCGGCCTTACTGGCCGAAGTCTTGAACTTATCCCGCGTGGATATTTGGACTGATGTACCCGGCATTTACACCACCGACCCTCGCGTGGTGCCGAGTGCCAAAAAAATCAATGAAATCGCCTTTGACGAAGCAGCTGAAATGGCGACTTTCGGCGCAAAAATTCTGCATCCAGCCACTTTATTACCGGCAGTGCGTGCGGGGATCCCTGTATTCGTCGGCTCCAGTAAAGCCCCTGAAGCAGGAGGGACGATTGTCAGCGAGCAAACGGAAAATCCACCGCAATTTAGAGCGCTCGCATTACGCCGCAAACAAACGTTACTAACGCTGCACAGTTTGAAAATGCTGCATGCACGTGGTTTCCTTGCAGAAATTTTTACTATCTTGCTGCGCCATAATATTTCCGTGGATTTGATCACCACGTCGGAAGTGAGCATCGCACTGACGTTAGATACAACCGGCTCAACAGGCACTAATGGTAGCTTGCTAACCAATGCCTTAATGACAGAATTATCTGCGCTGTGCCGCGTGGAAGTGGAAGAAAACCTTGCTCTGGTGGCGATTATTGGTAACCAACTTTCGCAAGTGAACGGGCTCGGAAAACAGATTTTCGGCGCTCTGGAATCCTTTAATATCCGCATGATCAGCTACGGTGCTAGCAGCCATAATATTTGTCTGCTTGTGCCAGGTAACGACGCGGAAGAGATTGTTCGCACACTGCACAATAATCTTTTTGAGTGA
- the pgi gene encoding glucose-6-phosphate isomerase has product MKSINPSQTAAWRALEHHYAEMKNVHMRDLFAQDAQRFTKFSATFNDQILVDFSKNRITQETLDALLALAKETQLEDAIKSLFSGEKINRTEDRAVLHTALRNRDNTPVLVDGKDVMPEVNAVLEKMQQFSTRIISGEWKGYTGKAITDVVNIGIGGSDLGPFMVTEALRPYKNHLNMHFVSNVDGTQIAETLKGLNPETTLFLIASKTFTTQETMTNAHSAREWLLTFAKDEKHIAKHFVALSTNSEQVAKFGIDTNNMFEFWDWVGGRYSLWSAIGLSIILSVGYENFVQLLSGAHAMDKHFTQTPLESNIPVLLALIGIWYNNFFGSETEAILPYDQYMHRFAAYFQQGNMESNGKYIDRNGNAVTYQTGPIIWGEPGTNGQHAFYQLIHQGTKMIPCDFIAPAVTHNPLGDHHAKLLSNFFAQTEALAFGKTREVVDAEFAAQGKTVEEMEYVAPYKVFEGNRPTNSILLKEITPYSLGALIAMYEHKIFTQGAILNIFTFDQWGVELGKQLASRILPELENSQAVESHDSSTNGLINCYKNWR; this is encoded by the coding sequence ATGAAAAGTATCAATCCAAGCCAGACTGCTGCATGGCGTGCGCTAGAGCATCATTATGCAGAGATGAAAAATGTGCATATGCGTGACTTATTTGCACAAGATGCGCAGCGCTTTACGAAGTTTTCTGCCACTTTTAATGATCAAATCTTAGTGGATTTCTCCAAAAACCGTATTACACAAGAGACATTGGACGCACTTTTGGCATTAGCTAAAGAAACGCAACTGGAAGATGCAATCAAAAGTCTGTTCAGTGGTGAGAAAATCAACCGTACTGAAGATCGTGCCGTTCTGCATACTGCATTACGTAACCGCGACAATACCCCAGTGCTGGTGGATGGCAAAGATGTGATGCCAGAAGTGAATGCAGTGCTGGAAAAAATGCAGCAGTTCAGCACACGTATTATTAGTGGCGAATGGAAAGGGTATACCGGTAAAGCCATTACTGATGTAGTGAATATTGGGATTGGTGGCTCAGATCTGGGGCCATTTATGGTGACTGAGGCGCTACGTCCTTATAAAAACCATTTAAATATGCATTTTGTCTCTAACGTTGATGGCACTCAAATTGCAGAAACATTGAAGGGTCTCAATCCTGAAACTACGTTATTCCTGATTGCATCGAAAACATTTACGACTCAAGAAACCATGACCAATGCGCATTCAGCGCGTGAGTGGTTATTGACGTTTGCCAAAGATGAAAAACATATCGCGAAACATTTTGTGGCGCTCTCAACCAACAGCGAACAAGTCGCAAAATTTGGTATTGATACCAATAACATGTTCGAATTCTGGGATTGGGTTGGTGGCCGTTACTCTCTGTGGTCAGCGATTGGTTTGTCTATCATTTTATCCGTCGGTTATGAGAATTTCGTTCAATTACTGAGCGGTGCTCATGCAATGGATAAGCATTTCACTCAAACGCCTCTAGAAAGCAATATCCCCGTTTTATTAGCGCTAATCGGCATCTGGTACAACAACTTTTTTGGTTCAGAAACTGAAGCGATTCTGCCATACGACCAGTATATGCATCGCTTTGCCGCCTATTTCCAACAAGGCAATATGGAATCAAACGGAAAATATATTGATCGCAATGGTAACGCAGTTACTTACCAAACAGGTCCAATTATTTGGGGTGAACCGGGAACTAACGGGCAACATGCGTTTTACCAGTTGATTCACCAAGGGACAAAAATGATCCCATGTGACTTTATTGCGCCGGCAGTGACACATAACCCGCTGGGCGATCACCACGCTAAGCTGCTGTCGAACTTCTTCGCACAAACTGAAGCATTAGCCTTCGGTAAAACTCGTGAAGTGGTGGATGCAGAATTTGCCGCGCAAGGTAAAACCGTCGAAGAGATGGAATATGTGGCGCCTTACAAAGTGTTTGAAGGCAACCGCCCAACTAACTCTATTTTGCTTAAAGAGATCACTCCGTATTCATTAGGGGCACTGATCGCTATGTATGAGCATAAAATCTTTACCCAAGGTGCAATTTTAAATATTTTCACCTTTGACCAATGGGGTGTTGAGTTAGGTAAGCAACTGGCGAGCCGTATTTTGCCTGAATTGGAAAATAGCCAAGCGGTAGAGAGCCATGATAGCTCTACCAACGGGTTGATTAATTGCTATAAAAACTGGCGTTAA
- the ubiC gene encoding chorismate lyase — translation MHETIFTSHPINWLEEGDESVPESVLDWLQEQGSMTKRFEQHCQKVTVIPYLERYISLDMLTADEQKCLPISEHYWLREVIMYGDNIPWLIGRTLIPEETLTNNDKQLVDIGRVPLGRYLFSHENLTRDYIEMGSSADRWVRRSLLRLSQKPLLLTEIFLPESPAYR, via the coding sequence ATGCATGAAACAATTTTTACCTCTCACCCGATAAACTGGTTAGAAGAGGGCGACGAGAGTGTTCCTGAAAGTGTATTGGATTGGTTGCAAGAGCAGGGGTCGATGACCAAACGGTTTGAGCAGCATTGTCAGAAAGTGACAGTAATACCCTATTTAGAACGCTATATCTCACTGGACATGCTCACAGCCGACGAACAAAAATGTTTACCAATTAGTGAGCATTATTGGTTACGGGAAGTGATTATGTATGGGGATAATATTCCTTGGTTGATTGGCAGAACGCTGATCCCAGAAGAGACGCTCACCAATAATGACAAACAATTAGTGGATATTGGGCGAGTCCCATTAGGGCGCTACCTCTTTAGTCATGAAAATCTAACCCGAGATTATATTGAAATGGGATCCAGTGCTGACCGCTGGGTACGCCGTTCCCTACTTAGATTGTCCCAAAAACCATTATTATTAACCGAAATATTTTTACCTGAATCACCTGCATATAGATAA
- the ubiA gene encoding 4-hydroxybenzoate octaprenyltransferase gives MALSKWHAYSRLMRIDRPIGSLLLLWPTYWALWIAAHGTPSLHILIVFTVGVFLMRAAGCVINDFADRNFDGHVERTKHRPLPSGDVTEKEAKILFATLVGLSFLLVLSLNTMTIWLSVAGLALAWVYPFVKRVSHLPQVVLGAAFGWSIPMGFSAVSESLPLVCWLLFLVNIIWSVIYDTQYAMVDRNDDLKIGVKSTAILFGQYDKLIIGLLQIIMVSLLVVIGSLANLGMVYYGSLVLAAVLFVYQQQLMVNRERAPCFKAFMNNNYVGFILFIGMVISYF, from the coding sequence ATGGCGCTAAGTAAATGGCATGCATACAGCCGTTTAATGCGTATTGATAGACCTATTGGCTCACTGTTATTGCTGTGGCCAACCTATTGGGCGCTGTGGATTGCCGCCCACGGCACGCCAAGTTTGCATATTCTGATTGTCTTTACGGTAGGTGTTTTTTTAATGCGTGCCGCAGGCTGTGTTATCAATGACTTTGCTGATCGTAATTTCGATGGGCACGTAGAAAGAACCAAGCACCGACCACTGCCTAGCGGTGATGTCACTGAAAAAGAAGCAAAAATTCTATTTGCTACGCTGGTGGGGCTCTCTTTCTTATTGGTATTGAGTTTGAATACCATGACTATCTGGTTATCGGTCGCAGGCTTAGCGCTGGCATGGGTCTACCCGTTTGTGAAGCGCGTGAGCCATTTACCACAAGTGGTATTGGGTGCTGCATTTGGCTGGTCAATCCCGATGGGATTCTCAGCAGTTAGTGAGTCCTTACCACTAGTTTGTTGGTTACTATTTTTAGTGAATATCATCTGGTCAGTGATTTATGACACTCAGTATGCCATGGTTGACCGTAACGATGATTTAAAAATTGGCGTGAAATCGACGGCGATTTTGTTTGGTCAATATGACAAGCTGATCATTGGATTGCTGCAAATTATTATGGTTAGCTTGCTGGTGGTGATTGGCTCATTGGCTAACTTAGGTATGGTTTATTATGGTTCGTTAGTGCTAGCCGCTGTGCTGTTTGTTTATCAACAGCAATTGATGGTGAACCGAGAGCGAGCGCCGTGTTTCAAAGCGTTTATGAATAATAACTATGTCGGCTTTATTCTGTTTATCGGTATGGTGATTAGCTATTTTTAA
- the plsB gene encoding glycerol-3-phosphate 1-O-acyltransferase PlsB has product MSLWRKIYYNTLNLPLKLLVKSKLIPTDPITELQLNPNKPTLYVLPYHSKSDLLTLRQQCLAIGLPDPLVDNDINGTKLPAYVFIDDGPRVFRYYSPDPRKESVKIFHAYLDLHKNNPNLDIQMLPASVMFGRAPGREGHKPAPLKLLNGVQKFFAVLWLGRDSFVRFSPSISLGQMAQEHGTDTIIANKLARVARIHYSRQRLAAVGPKLPARYELFNKLLSSKAIEKAVEDEARSKKIPLQKAQQNAVAMMEEIAANFSYEAVRLTDRVLSWTWNRLYQGINVQHAERVRQLAQDGHEIVYVPSHRSHMDYLLLSYVLYHQGLVPPHIAAGINLNFWPAGPIFRRLGAFFIRRTFKGNKLYSTVFREYLSELFARGYSIEYFVEGGRSRTGRLLEPKTGTLSMTLQAMLRGDSRPITIVPIYIGYEHVMEVGTYAKELRGAEKEKEGFFSMVRGLRKLRNLGQGYVNFGQPISLTQYLNNRVPNWRESIDPIEPQRPTWLNPTVSSLADNIMVNINNAAAANAINLCSTALLASRQRSLTREQLLEQIECYLQLLRNVPYTADATTPNKTAEELLEHALQMNKFEVEKDSMGDIIILPRENAVLMTYYRNNIHHLLVLPSLIASIVLHHERISRDAIHQQVTLIYPFLKAELFMRYDANALTETVDTLIDELNSQQLICVKDDNMVVLNPRRIRPLQLLAAGVRETLQRYSITLSLLNASPEVSRNTLEKESRMLAQRLSVLHGINAPEFFDKAVFSTLVDTLKEEGYIDNNENDIFSTNAKTLYAVLARLMSPEIRLTIESVSQTEELSAPKPAPTSAPEKAESDSETPKE; this is encoded by the coding sequence ATGTCACTATGGCGTAAAATATATTACAACACGTTGAATTTACCACTGAAATTATTGGTAAAAAGTAAACTAATCCCAACGGACCCGATAACAGAGTTGCAGCTTAACCCAAACAAGCCAACGCTGTACGTCTTGCCATATCATTCAAAGTCGGACCTTCTCACGCTTCGCCAACAATGCCTAGCGATTGGTTTACCTGATCCTCTCGTGGATAACGACATCAATGGCACCAAGCTCCCTGCCTATGTGTTTATTGATGATGGCCCACGCGTGTTCCGTTACTACTCCCCAGATCCACGTAAAGAGTCAGTAAAAATATTCCATGCATATCTGGATTTGCATAAAAACAATCCAAATCTTGATATTCAAATGCTACCTGCATCCGTCATGTTTGGACGTGCGCCGGGTCGTGAAGGGCATAAGCCTGCCCCACTAAAACTGTTAAACGGAGTGCAAAAATTCTTTGCAGTTCTGTGGTTAGGGCGTGATAGCTTTGTACGTTTTTCTCCGAGCATTTCTCTTGGCCAGATGGCACAAGAGCATGGCACTGACACCATCATTGCCAATAAACTTGCTCGCGTAGCACGTATTCATTACTCTCGTCAGCGTTTAGCTGCAGTCGGGCCAAAACTGCCTGCGCGTTATGAGCTATTTAATAAGCTGCTATCCTCTAAAGCCATTGAAAAAGCCGTTGAAGACGAAGCTCGCAGTAAAAAAATTCCATTACAAAAAGCTCAGCAAAATGCCGTGGCAATGATGGAAGAGATTGCCGCCAACTTCTCTTATGAAGCTGTGCGACTGACTGACCGCGTGCTCAGTTGGACATGGAACCGCTTATACCAAGGGATCAACGTTCAGCATGCTGAGCGCGTTCGCCAACTGGCGCAAGATGGCCACGAAATTGTGTATGTGCCCTCTCACCGTAGCCACATGGACTACCTGCTACTTTCTTATGTGCTTTATCACCAAGGCCTGGTACCACCGCACATTGCAGCGGGTATTAACCTTAATTTCTGGCCAGCAGGCCCCATTTTCCGTCGCTTAGGTGCTTTCTTTATTCGCCGTACATTCAAGGGTAATAAACTCTATTCCACCGTATTCCGCGAATACCTCAGTGAGCTATTTGCTCGCGGCTATTCGATTGAATACTTTGTGGAAGGCGGTCGTTCACGTACAGGTCGCTTACTGGAACCAAAAACCGGTACCTTGTCGATGACCCTACAAGCGATGCTACGCGGAGACTCTCGCCCTATCACTATCGTCCCTATCTATATTGGTTACGAACATGTGATGGAAGTGGGGACTTACGCGAAAGAGCTACGTGGCGCAGAGAAAGAGAAAGAAGGTTTCTTCTCCATGGTGCGTGGTCTGCGTAAATTGCGTAATTTAGGTCAAGGTTATGTGAACTTTGGACAGCCAATTTCACTGACCCAGTACTTAAATAACCGCGTACCAAATTGGCGTGAATCTATTGACCCGATTGAGCCACAGCGCCCAACCTGGTTAAACCCAACAGTCAGCAGCTTAGCCGATAACATTATGGTGAACATCAATAATGCGGCAGCCGCCAACGCGATTAACTTATGTTCCACGGCACTATTAGCTTCTCGTCAGCGCTCGCTCACCCGCGAACAACTGCTTGAACAAATCGAGTGCTATCTGCAGCTGCTGCGCAATGTGCCTTACACTGCCGATGCAACTACGCCGAACAAAACAGCTGAAGAGCTTCTTGAACACGCCTTGCAGATGAATAAGTTTGAAGTCGAAAAAGACAGCATGGGGGATATTATTATTCTGCCACGTGAAAATGCGGTCTTAATGACCTATTACCGTAACAATATTCATCACTTACTGGTTCTGCCTTCACTTATCGCCAGCATTGTGCTGCACCATGAGCGCATTAGCCGTGACGCAATCCACCAGCAAGTTACGCTGATTTATCCATTCCTGAAAGCAGAGCTGTTTATGCGTTATGATGCAAACGCACTCACGGAAACGGTGGATACATTGATTGATGAGCTGAACAGCCAACAACTGATCTGCGTGAAAGATGATAATATGGTGGTGTTAAATCCTCGCCGTATCCGTCCTTTACAGCTACTGGCCGCAGGCGTTCGCGAGACACTGCAACGCTACTCCATCACCCTGTCATTACTCAATGCAAGCCCAGAAGTCAGCCGCAATACGTTGGAGAAAGAGAGTCGCATGCTCGCGCAACGTCTGTCTGTTCTGCACGGCATTAACGCCCCTGAATTCTTTGATAAAGCCGTGTTCTCAACACTGGTCGATACCCTCAAAGAAGAAGGCTACATTGATAATAACGAAAACGATATTTTCTCGACGAATGCGAAGACATTGTATGCGGTACTTGCGCGATTAATGTCGCCAGAGATTCGCCTGACCATCGAGAGCGTTAGCCAAACTGAAGAACTTTCGGCACCAAAACCTGCACCAACAAGTGCCCCGGAAAAAGCTGAATCAGACTCAGAAACGCCAAAAGAGTAA
- a CDS encoding diacylglycerol kinase yields MASQTKGLTRVIKAAGYSLKGLKAAWINEAAFRQEAVAAIIAIIIAFYLDVSQIDRILLIGSVVLVAIVELINSAIEAVVDRIGSEYHELSGRAKDIGSAAVFVTIGLALFIWGTVLWARYFTV; encoded by the coding sequence ATGGCAAGTCAAACTAAGGGACTCACTCGGGTCATCAAAGCAGCTGGATACTCCCTGAAAGGTTTAAAAGCAGCATGGATAAATGAAGCTGCATTCCGTCAAGAAGCGGTTGCTGCTATCATTGCGATAATTATAGCGTTTTACTTGGATGTTAGCCAAATTGACAGAATTTTGTTGATTGGGTCAGTCGTGCTAGTCGCAATTGTTGAGTTAATTAACAGTGCAATTGAGGCGGTTGTTGACCGTATTGGCAGTGAATACCATGAATTATCTGGGCGGGCGAAAGATATCGGCTCGGCAGCCGTGTTCGTCACGATAGGATTGGCGCTATTTATCTGGGGAACCGTATTATGGGCGCGTTATTTTACGGTTTAA
- the lexA gene encoding transcriptional repressor LexA: MKALTARQQQVYDLVRDHISQTGMPPTRAEIAASLGFRSPNAAEEHLKALARKGVIEIVSGASRGIRLLLEEESEDLGLPLIGRVAAGEPLLAQEHIESHYQVDPELFKPHADFLLRVNGMSMKDIGIMDGDLLAVHKTQNVHNGQIVVARIEDEVTVKRFKQQGNRVELIAENSDFAPIVVDLREQNFTIEGLAVGVIRNSDWH; the protein is encoded by the coding sequence ATGAAAGCACTGACAGCTCGACAACAGCAAGTTTACGATCTGGTGCGTGACCACATTTCGCAAACGGGCATGCCACCAACACGCGCTGAGATAGCAGCAAGTTTGGGTTTTCGTTCGCCTAATGCGGCAGAAGAACATTTAAAAGCCTTAGCTCGTAAAGGGGTAATTGAAATTGTTTCTGGAGCTTCCAGAGGCATTCGTCTGTTATTAGAAGAGGAATCCGAAGATTTAGGGCTTCCTCTGATTGGGCGTGTTGCTGCCGGCGAACCATTGCTTGCACAAGAACATATTGAAAGCCATTACCAAGTCGACCCAGAATTATTTAAACCACACGCAGACTTTTTATTACGCGTAAATGGTATGTCGATGAAAGATATCGGTATCATGGATGGTGATTTACTTGCGGTACATAAGACGCAGAATGTCCATAATGGGCAAATTGTTGTGGCACGTATCGAAGATGAAGTCACTGTTAAACGCTTTAAGCAACAAGGTAATCGCGTTGAGCTTATTGCTGAAAACTCTGATTTTGCACCAATCGTGGTTGATTTACGCGAACAGAATTTTACCATCGAAGGGCTGGCTGTTGGGGTTATCCGTAACAGTGACTGGCATTGA
- the zur gene encoding zinc uptake transcriptional repressor Zur: protein MKTISEDKLLTTAERICQSRGVRLTPQRETVLRLIAQQHGAISAYDLLDLLREIEPQAKPPTVYRGLEFLMEQGFIHKIESTNSYVVCHHVDNPSHISVMLICDNCGNVTESDCTTIEKAISMLAEENHFHLRHTVVENHGLCQKCSEISNCQDHEHCEHDHHATISSKKK from the coding sequence ATGAAAACAATCAGTGAAGACAAGCTGCTTACGACGGCCGAACGTATTTGCCAGTCTCGAGGAGTGCGATTGACCCCACAAAGAGAGACCGTCCTACGGTTAATTGCGCAGCAACACGGTGCAATCAGTGCTTATGATTTGCTCGATTTGCTGCGTGAAATAGAGCCTCAGGCTAAGCCACCTACCGTTTATCGCGGTTTAGAGTTCCTCATGGAACAAGGGTTCATACATAAAATTGAATCCACGAACAGCTATGTGGTTTGCCACCATGTTGATAATCCAAGCCATATTTCCGTGATGTTGATTTGTGATAATTGTGGCAATGTGACCGAAAGTGACTGCACAACCATCGAGAAGGCAATTAGCATGCTAGCTGAAGAAAATCATTTTCATCTCAGACATACAGTGGTAGAAAACCATGGTTTATGTCAAAAATGCTCTGAAATTTCCAATTGCCAAGACCATGAACACTGTGAGCATGATCATCACGCCACAATCAGTTCAAAAAAGAAGTGA
- a CDS encoding fimbrial protein yields the protein MKLNKLALTLALGLGVGVSGAALAADPVESSQGEIRFTGFINDVPCSIDADNLKQLVEFGEIALHELTSNQFRSDSKSFDIVLKNCSTETYKNAKITFTGSTVNGFQGFTGDLLGLGGKVKNAGIVITNGADKIVEFGKAFPGTGDGYALNNGDGSETTLHFAAYVKGNEDPTQKATTGRFDTVANFKIVYQ from the coding sequence ATGAAACTGAATAAATTAGCATTAACTCTAGCTTTAGGTTTAGGTGTTGGCGTTTCTGGTGCTGCTTTAGCTGCAGATCCAGTAGAAAGCTCACAAGGTGAAATCCGTTTTACTGGTTTCATTAACGACGTTCCATGTTCAATCGATGCTGACAACCTGAAGCAATTAGTTGAGTTCGGCGAAATCGCGTTACACGAACTGACTTCTAACCAATTCCGTTCAGACAGCAAATCGTTCGATATCGTGCTAAAAAACTGCTCTACTGAAACTTACAAAAACGCAAAAATTACATTTACTGGTTCTACAGTAAATGGTTTCCAAGGCTTCACTGGTGACTTACTGGGCTTAGGCGGTAAAGTTAAAAACGCTGGTATCGTAATCACTAACGGCGCTGACAAAATCGTTGAATTCGGTAAAGCATTCCCAGGTACTGGTGACGGCTATGCGTTAAACAATGGTGACGGTTCAGAAACTACTCTGCACTTCGCAGCGTACGTTAAAGGTAACGAAGACCCAACTCAGAAAGCTACAACAGGTCGTTTTGACACTGTAGCTAACTTCAAAATTGTTTACCAATAA